The nucleotide sequence GCAATATCTCGTCAAAGGGCAGAGCGTGTACGTGGAAGGAAGATTGCAAACCAGATCATGGCAGGATCAGAAAAGCGGGGAGAAGCGGTATCGCACCGAAATTGTGGCAGAGAACGTGCAATTCGGGCCAAAGCCAGGTGGTACTGCAGGCCCCTATCGACAGCCGGCTGGATCGGAAACGCAATCCTCTGGCGATGGGGCGAATGAACGGCCGGAAGCAGTGCAAGAAACGGATCTTCCCGTCATCCAAGAAGACGAGCCGGAGATCGAAGTAAAAGATATACCTTTTTAATATCTAATTCCAAATACCTAATATCTAATATCAGAATTTTGATTGGATATTAGAGATTGGATATTAGAGATTCTGTGAGAGAGTGTTTCTTCTGTAAATCGAATATTAAAGAAGCGGACTGGAAAGAAACGGAATTGCTGAAACGCTATACCAGCGCTTCGGCTAAAATCGTTCCGAAAAACCGACGGGGCATTTGCACCAAACATCAACGCAAGGTTGCCCGAGCCATCAGACGCGCCCGCGTCATGGCGCTTTTGCCGTACGTAACCAAATAAAGGGTATTAAACCCCAGGGCAAGCCCTGGACCCTCTGACCCCGCCTTGGCGGGGTCAGAAATTCCGC is from bacterium and encodes:
- the ssb gene encoding single-stranded DNA-binding protein is translated as MNLNKVLLIGNLTRDPEVRTTPSGQTVTTLGIATNRVWNNQQTGQKEQHVEFHNVVCWAKLGEVVGQYLVKGQSVYVEGRLQTRSWQDQKSGEKRYRTEIVAENVQFGPKPGGTAGPYRQPAGSETQSSGDGANERPEAVQETDLPVIQEDEPEIEVKDIPF
- the rpsR gene encoding 30S ribosomal protein S18; translation: MRECFFCKSNIKEADWKETELLKRYTSASAKIVPKNRRGICTKHQRKVARAIRRARVMALLPYVTK